TTGTCAGATACTAAAGCAAATTTATTGTCAGCTGCAAATGGGGAAAATGAAGAATGGACCGAGCTTTACCCTCATTTTGCTAATGTAGCAGAGGAAGAAGGCTTCCCAGCTGTAGCAGTAGCATTTAGAAAAATAGCAGAAGTAGAAAAACATCATGAGGCTAGATATAGAAAGCTATTAGACAATATAGAAAAAGACCAAGTATTTAAGAAGGATACAGTTAAGCAATGGAAGTGCAATAACTGTGGCTATATCCATACTGGGGAAGAAGCACCAGATATGTGTCCTGCGTGTATTCACCCAAAGGATCACTTTGAGGTATTTGTAGAAGCTTATTAATAAAATGTAGAGCTAATAAAACTGTAGATTATCGTAATTGATATCTACAGTTTTTATCATATAATTAAAATAATGTTTAGATTAAATAAAGATGATGAATAAATATAGTGTTAATATACTATATAAAACTTACAGGAGGAAATCTATGAGCTATAAAATAACAGAAGGGGTCACTTGGGTAGGGAAGATACATCCTGATTTTGGACAGGTATTTGGGAAAAAGCTGTCTACAAAAATAGGGACTACATATAATTCTTTTTTAATAAAAGATGAAAAAAATGTGTTAATAGATACTGTATGGAGTCCATTAGGG
This window of the Proteiniborus ethanoligenes genome carries:
- the rbr gene encoding rubrerythrin; the protein is MKSLKGTKTAENLMKAFAGESQARNRYTYYASVAKKEGYVQISNLFLETADNEKEHAKRFFKFLKESLEGEMVEINASYPVGLSDTKANLLSAANGENEEWTELYPHFANVAEEEGFPAVAVAFRKIAEVEKHHEARYRKLLDNIEKDQVFKKDTVKQWKCNNCGYIHTGEEAPDMCPACIHPKDHFEVFVEAY